The following proteins are co-located in the Bombus pyrosoma isolate SC7728 linkage group LG12, ASM1482585v1, whole genome shotgun sequence genome:
- the LOC122573789 gene encoding WD repeat and FYVE domain-containing protein 3 isoform X2: MNIMRKLRGSTSVGGMGSSSTGGLDDCTGSINPQHTALGLMHLKKLFSEYTHPPHLLSDAERNDKLYNMLPLFCKVFGSSPTGDMSEKFWDILAFTQQVSKLMVFEISSRASNQSTETASCAIVQFLEIENSEESSNGWMLLSALNLLAAGDTSVIQAMTTASVPSTLVKCLYLFFDLPEMIDDEADITDANSEYTSKQRRILLQKIFVQLLVRLCSHPYPAEELARKDDLTLLFSAITSWCPHYNVMWRKSAAEVLMTLSRHGLTQNVVSYIHNKGCIALCVDNMQRVPELAPLEVVEMFVTVFCFLKDSSEVSQTLLDDFRACQGYIFLSEFLLKHAPSRLEQDSRAEAQDAIRNLVLMLASLTMCGHTELKPSQASMGSLFQMLGFTLPQPSNRGGSVRNIQAFQVLQSVFVKSNSPLLCCTILDAISSVYHSDNANYFILEGQNTLSQFAEKIYLKNREIQEKLFQLLEFIVFQLNFVPCKELISLSILLKTNNSTSCSILCMETLLNILRHNNIFKDVYREVGMLEVFVTCLHRYATLLKDKQAAQDQGLEYQICQEDERLGALVMEALTTLLASNVQNANVFRECGGARCAHNLVPYMDCRYQALGIVRELILSAGGDDDMATLLGVMHSAPSNALVLKTHILKSLLACLRESHRTRTVFRKVGGFVYVMSVLVSLEGQLGIQRSESTEPCNDIIKRTPQEEAQLLTLLHVVFHTISTAMRFEPANAKFFHHEICQSSLCDTLRLLGCFSTQTKLTEIDIIPTTNYHNMLSALFTGSVLEPMFSDVIPKTLSYACLLLRLLYDVALDSFDKPNLAGLGMRSPNHKQNSVEQQRSFDSPGSGKKSGINSLNLSPPTPEPIVVHPGIVVGMLYLLPSISEPSNPQMALALQLYVAEIIKSLVRSERNQQIMCDAGMAGELLSIGRIALQDETHPLHQPLQYIIERLAAQSLEPRDLREFLRLGDPLCCISLDDIELNKPRGGPVPLTRIKTLVSMTTPKDFRAHGSCTLPPFVELDMSAEGFACLYLPSVAPQSTTPPTVVAADSSVLGGIGSGDRLFPPQTGLTYSTWICVDKFSDPRTDPHCVRLLTLVRIPQSTRDLICLTAVLSARDKAIIVSTQETPLPQNISEWEPEGTGECGARVWCPDLLHEGQWHHIAIVLNRAVLKNSSFSLYLDGQHIHSQKLHYITQVPGGGAANLTVASPVYGYIGTPPCWRRYSRLTWKQGPCHLIEEVFNSQNITTLFKLGPHYMGSLQAPQLSGQEPLMPLVAEEKVVFGLNAKAMSQLTLAKIRKVYSRTDNKSIAKQLGMSSHENATPIRVLHNSAGHLSGPARALGGVVVGYLGVRVFSPRPVATMIDNVGGCSVLLGLIAMAQDVESLYAAVKALVCVVRSNQVAQQEMDRRRGYQTLAMLLRRKCPLLNSHILHLTFSLVGTVDSGRETSAIPNVMAFQDLLCDLQIWHEAPGELLRSLLEHLYELIAESSEKRTNLRLMRDLQLVHKLLHILSDVKQSSTRQILLALLSILLSQPRQADLLWFGQFIVATLPQSSEKHLILRESEGNKEGEGEHILLRNRCLQLLHSLLFNGPKVNVNMCEELAKVLGLDWILLFLQSGLHSTTVIWGLRILVAICSVQSILQKFKEGTSNGGWLRHTDHNKMVLALGCHQQMTGGETKPSGLHVPGFQHLGWLLPQHVDLVPELYFLFIALMMGQPVKLLPTDSKVILKLDLDNVWNFLFGVPANHTLSSFASRINLCPEAVVTLLAMVRTMLNNYSINPESLPDWLSDYPVTIIQFLFFLYHNFTDFMQVFMSAEVLGALAGTLFPKPASSSQDSSGASTPADEQEPVLVRSPSKDVGLTNHPAKKFVMDFMRVIVVDSLSLSVNAKSPPAIDLVLEAWPEHASTGQQTRYQTEILSILMEHLLAADVLIGEQAALPVVPGGSVNNITSNVCYVAARIVDKLWQGALTKDPHEVFDFIVKLIGQAKRRPGVVSMEGLHHCLNRTILFLLSRATDSIADQMAVLEALHKLTTHRLLVFGAGNHELEFIGCLTYCLLQLTADIKIMLDTNTKTTWHVNPQIEASDDRLTSHQGHNLMAVAATRVWEELYVCKKPAIEEVFKITLPAPIGNERAPELSVVRDQVHEAATKLWLNYVVMERKASYRVPWELHNQIQSKIQKVTGGLTRLASRTKVRKEESVRVRLRLHQNTVAQWTEQHIALVRELAAAKRLQYIQTNQHTQRYVYQEWLQTETELTRERGLWGPPTPTRLDKWMLDMTEGPCRMRKKMMKNELFYIHYPYRPELEHPDNKQLKYKVATSTDSKEYYLKQLGNSSGMFERERDPVIDDTPLNVNDASTESEPPMVPCTLERHASEPDEAPEDNEQEEENNQTVPDNQTLIRLLEEHEKISHMFRCARIQGLDTTEGLLLFGKEHFYVVDGFTLLKSREIRDIESLPEAYEPILPSPGSPRRSRAMRQCSKFNYEDIREVHKRRYLLQPMALEVFSGDGRNYLLAFPRKVRNKVYQRFMTFATAIADSAQQSVAGQKRTANVEQATGLLSNLIGETSVTQRWVRGEISNFQYLMHLNTLAGRSYNDLMQYPIFPWILADYDSEELDLTDPTTFRDFSKPMGAQSPERLLQFKKRYKEWDDPHGETPPYHYGTHYSSAMIVCSYLVRMEPFTQHFLRLQGGHFDLADRMFNSIKEAWLSASKHNMADVKELIPEFFYLPEFLINSNHFDLGSKQSGVQLGDIVLPPWAKQDPREFIRVHRLALECDYVSQHLHQWIDLIFGCKQNGPAAVEAVNVFHHLFYEGNVDIYNIDDPLKKNATIGFINNFGQIPKQLFKKPHPAKKMTQRTSVIDPGPITPGLSITTSDKLFFHNLDNLKPSLQPIKELKGPVGQILHVDKAVLAVEQNKTLIPPTYNKYVAWGFADHSLRIGNYDSDKAIFVCEAMIQSGGEIVACVCPSSKLIVTAGTSSVVTVWEYTKRQLSIKQCLYGHTDAVTCLSSSPAYNVIVSGSRDSTAIIWDLSRCLFVRQLRGHAGPVAAVAINELTGDIATCAATWLHVWSINGEELASVNTCVGRADRMQQILCVAFSQTHEWDSQNVIMTGSTDGVARMWSMDYVQVPAEEEKLEEITTTKEKHMKSNKNESQNENTKKRVHELVKQMSISAEGSSLLAKSGSESSLSEPENAKEASRLHEEKEECSDNESSNGSSNKPSPQNNTPTIVLRRKSRGNPMFRKSEGGGRADSEGTQTSESSNNPGDSEGALRASKSDTSLTDSFVMVTEADTKPKKINPQNILRDGFKWQRQLVFRSKLTMHTAYDRKDNAEPASITALAVSRDHRTVYVGDTRGRVFSWSVCEQPGRTVADHWLKDEGADSCVGCGVRFNLYERRHHCRNCGQVFCSKCSRFESKISRLGILKPVRVCQGCYSSLRSQHSAESSI; the protein is encoded by the exons ATGAACATAATGCGTAAACTACGAGGGAGTACTAGTGTTGGAGGCATGGGTTCCAGCAGTACTGGTGGTTTAGATGATTGCACTGGAAGTATAAATCCTCAACATACTGCTTTGGGTCTTATGCACCTTAAAAAACTTTTTTCTGAATATACCCATCCTCCACATCTCCTCTCTGATGCTGAacgtaatgataaattatataatatgttgCCATTATTTTGCAAG GTATTTGGATCTAGTCCAACAGGAGATATGAGTGAAAAATTTTGGGACATTTTGGCATTTACACAACAAGTATCTAAGTTAATGGTATTTGAAATCAGTAGTAGGGCAAGTAATCAGAGTACTGAAACTGCAAGTTGTGccattgtacaatttttagaaattgagAATAGTGAAGAATCAAGCAATGGCTGGATGTTACTATCTGCATTAAATTTGCTTGCAGCAGGTGATACTTCTGTAATACAG gcAATGACTACTGCTTCTGTTCCATCAACATTGGTAAAATGTTTGTACCTATTTTTTGATTTGCCTGAAATGATTGATGATGAGGCTGATATTACAGATGCAAATAGTGAATATACTTCAAAACaacgtagaatattattacaaaaaatatttgtacaa TTATTGGTGAGATTATGTAGCCATCCATATCCCGCAGAAGAACTTGCACGCAAAGATGATCTAACATTATTATTCTCAGCAATAACTAGTTGGTGCCCTCACTATAATGTGATGTGGCGTAAAAGTGCGGCAGAAGTATTAATGACTTTATCTCGACATGGACTTACCCAAAATGTAGTAAGCTACATTCATA ATAAAGGATGTATAGCACTATGTGTTGATAATATGCAACGTGTACCTGAGCTGGCACCATTGGAAGTGGTAGAAATGTTTGTTACagtattttgtttcttaaaagATTCTAGTGAGGTATCTCAAACACTTCTAGACGATTTTCGTGCTTGTCAAggatatatctttttatcagaatttttgttaaa ACATGCCCCATCAAGATTAGAACAAGATAGTAGAGCAGAGGCACAAGATGCCATTCGGAATTTAGTGCTTATGTTGGCTTCTCTAACAATGTGTGGTCATACAGAATTAAAGCCAAGTCAAGCTAGTATGGGATCTTTGTTCCAAATGCTTGGTTTTACTTTACCTCAACCAAGTAATAgag GAGGAAGTGTCAGAAATATTCAAGCATTCCAAGTATTACAGTCTGTATTTGTAAAGTCCAATTCACCACTCTTATGTTGTACAATCCTTGATGCAATATCTAGTGTATATCATAGTGATAATgccaattattttatacttgaaGGGCAAAACACATTATCCCAATTTGCAGAAAAAATTTACCtaaaaaatcgagaaatacAAGAGAAGCTTTTTCAACTACTAGAATTTATAGTATTTCAACTTAATTTTGTGCCTTGTAAGGAACTTATATCTCTATCTATACTACtcaaaacaaataattcaacCAGTTGCAGTATATTATGCATGGAAACACTCCTTAATATACTCAG acataataatatatttaaagatgtaTACAGAGAAGTGGGTATGTTAGAAGTCTTTGTTACATGTCTTCATCGTTATGCAACTCTACTTAAAGATAAACAAGCTGCACAAGATCAGGGATTag AATATCAAATCTGCCAAGAAGATGAGCGATTGGGTGCCTTAGTAATGGAAGCCTTGACGACATTATTAGCAAGCAATGTTCAGAATGCTAATGTGTTTAGGGAATGCGGTGGGGCACGTTGTGCTCATAATCTCGTGCCCTATATGGATTGTCGATATCAGGCACTTGGTATTGTTAGAGAATTAATACTTAGTGCAGGAGGAGACGATGACATGGCTACATTACTAGGTGTTATGCATTCAGCACCTTCTAATGCCTTAGTCTTAAAAACacatatattaaaa tCTCTATTGGCTTGTTTGCGAGAATCTCATCGAACTAGGACTGTTTTTCGAAAAGTGGGAGGTTTTGTGTATGTGATGTCCGTCTTAGTGTCTTTAGAAGGCCAATTAGGCATACAAAGATCAGAGAGTACAGAACCTTGTAACGacataataaaaagaacgCCACAGGAAGAAGCACAGTTACTGACTCTTTTACACGTTGTATTTCACACTATAAGTACAGCTATGAGATTTGAACCAGCAAATGCTAAATTTTTCCACCatgaa ATATGCCAATCAAGTTTGTGTGACACTTTGCGACTTCTTGGATGTTTCTCAACACAGACGAAGCTTACTGAAATAGATATAATACCAACTACGAATTATCATAATATGTTATCAGCACTATTTACTGGGAGTGTATTAGAACCCATGTTCTCAGATGTTATACCAAAAACATTATCATATGCATGCTTATTACTACGACTTCTGTATGATGTAGCACTTGACTCTTTTGATAAGCCAAATTTGGCAGGTCTAGGAATGAGATCGCCAAATCATAAACAAAATAGCGTTGAG caaCAAAGATCTTTCGATTCACCGGGAAGCGGAAAGAAAAGTggtataaattctttaaatctGAGTCCACCTACTCCTGAACCAATTGTAGTTCATCCTGGCATAGTTGTTggaatgttatatttacttcCATCAATCTCAGAACCATCCAATCCACAAATGGCTTTAGCTTTACAATTATATGTCgcagaaattattaaaagtttaGTGCGATCCGAAAGAAACCAACAAATAATGTGTGATGCTGGAATGGCGGGTGAATTGTTATCTATAGGTAGAATAGCTTTGCAAGATGAAACACATCCTTTACATCAAccattacaatatattatagaaagacTTGCAGCACAATCCTTAGAACCACGTGATTTAAG gGAATTTTTGCGTTTGGGTGATCCATTATGCTGTATTTCACTCGATGATATTGAACTAAATAAACCTCGAGGCGGACCCGTGCCATTGACGCGTATTAAAACTTTAGTATCCATGACAACACCAAAGGATTTTCGAGCACACGGTTCTTGTACTTTACCGCCTTTCGTAGAACTGGATATGAGTGCTGAAGGATTTGCATGTCTATATTTACCTAGTGTTGCACCACAAAGTACAACTCCACCTACAGTGGTAGCTGCTGATAGTAGCGTACTTGGTGGAATTGGTTCTG gTGATAGGTTATTTCCCCCACAAACTGGTCTGACTTATAGCACATGGATATGTGTTGACAAATTTAGTGATCCTAGAACTGACCCTCACTGCGTGCGACTGCTAACATTAGTTCGTATTCCACAATCAACAAGGGATTTGATTTGTTTAACTGCAGTGCTTAGTGCAAGAGACAAAGCTATTATCGTATCTACACAAGAAACACCGTTACCGCAAA atataAGTGAATGGGAGCCAGAAGGAACTGGTGAATGTGGTGCAAGAGTCTGGTGTCCAGACTTGCTTCATGAAGGTCAATGGCATCATATAGCCATTGTACTAAATCGTgctgttttaaaaaattcaagtttCTCGTTATACTTGGATGGTCAACATATTCATAGTCAAAAGCTTCATTATATTACACAAGTTCCTGGAGGAGGAGCAGCAAATTTGACAGTAGCATCTCCAGTATATGGGTATATAGGTACACCACCTTGTTGGCGACGGTATTCTAGACTAACATGGAAACAAGGACCATGTCACTTAATAGAAGAAGTATTTAACTCTCAAAACATAAcaacattatttaaattaggTCCACATTATATGGGAAGTTTGCAAGCTCCACAGCTGTCag gACAAGAGCCTTTAATGCCTCTTGTTGCAGAAGAAAAAGTTGTATTTGGATTAAATGCTAAAGCAATGTCCCAATTAACATTAGCTAAAATTAGGAAAGTTTATAGTCGGACTGATAACAAATCAATTGCTAAACAG CTTGGTATGTCATCGCACGAAAATGCCACTCCTATTAGAGTTCTTCATAATTCAGCAGGACATTTAAGTGGACCAGCACGAGCACTTGGTGGTGTAGTCGTTGGATATCTCGGTGTTCGAGTCTTTAGCCCCCGACCTGTAGCTACAATGATTGATAATGTAGGAGGATGTTCAGTGTTGTTAG GTTTAATAGCTATGGCCCAAGATGTAGAATCTTTATACGCTGCTGTTAAAGCTTTAGTGTGTGTTGTGAGATCCAACCAAGTTGCCCAACAAGAAATGGATCGCAGAAGGGGATATCAAACATTAGCAATGTTACTAAGAAGGAAATGTCCTCTTCTAAATAGTCATATTTTACATCTTACATTCAGTCTTGTTGGTACAGTAGACAGTGGTAGAGAAACTAGTGCAATACCTAATGTTATGGCATTTCAAGATCTTCTATGCGATTTGCAA ATTTGGCATGAAGCACCTGGTGAACTTTTAAGATCACTTCTAGAACATTTGTATGAATTAATAGCAGAATCAAGTgagaaaagaacaaatttaCGTTTAATGAGAGATTTGCAATTAGTACACAAATTGCTACACATTTTAAGTGATGTAAAACAAAGTAGTACGAGACAAATTTTGCTTGCGTTACTAAGTATTCTATTAAGTCAACCGAGACAAGCTGATTTACTTTG gTTTGGGCAATTTATTGTTGCTACATTACCTCAAAGTTCAGAAAAGCATTTAATTCTTCGAGAAAGCGAAGGAAATAAAGAAGGAGAAGGGGAACACATACTCTTACGAAATCGTTGTTTGCAGCTTTTACACTCTCTGTTATTTAATGGCCCCAAAGTGAATGTAAA TATGTGTGAGGAATTAGCTAAAGTATTAGGTTTAGATTGGATATTACTATTTCTTCAGTCTGGCCTTCATAGTACCACCGTAATATGGGGGTTACGAATTTTAGTAGCTATTTGTTCTGTACAatcaatattacaaaaatttaaagaaggaACTAGTAATGGTGGTTGGTTACGCCATACAGACCATAATAAAATGGTATTAGCACTTG gTTGTCATCAGCAAATGACTGGTGGTGAAACTAAACCATCTGGCCTTCATGTACCAGGATTTCAGCATCTAGGATGGTTATTACCGCAGCATGTAGATCTTGTCCCagaattgtattttctttttattgctcTCATGATGGGACAACCCGTAAAATTATTACCTACTGATTCCaaagttattttaaaa CTGGATTTGGACAATGTATGGAACTTCTTGTTTGGTGTCCCTGCAAATCATACACTATCCTCTTTTGCTAGTAGAATCAATCTTTGTCCTGAGGCTGTGGTAACTTTATTAGCAATGGTACGAACaatgttgaataattattcaatcAA ccCTGAATCTTTGCCTGATTGGTTAAGCGATTATCCAGTGACAATAATacagttcctttttttcctttaccATAATTTCACTGATTTTATGCAAGTATTTATGTCTGCGGAAGTATTGGGTGCATTAGCTGGTACTTTGTTTCCAAAACCTGCAAGCTCTAGTCAAGATAGTAGTGGAGCTAGTACTCCAGCAGATGAG caAGAGCCAGTGTTAGTAAGATCTCCATCAAAGGATGTTGGCTTAACAAATCATCCAgcaaagaaatttgttatgGATTTCATGCGAGTTATTGTAGTAGATTCCCTTTCTCTGTCTGTTAATGCAAAATCTCCACCAGCAATTGATTTAGTTTTGGAAGCATGGCCAGAACATGCATCTACAGGCCAACAGACACGTTATCAAACAGAAATTCTATCTATTTTAATGGAGCATCTGTTAGCTGCAGACGTTCTAATTGGAGAACAAGCAGCATTACCTGTCGTTCCTGGTGGATcagttaataatataacaagtaATGTGTGTTACGTTGCAGCCAGAATAGTTGACAAATTGTGGCAAg GTGCTTTGACGAAAGACCCACATGAAGtgtttgattttattgtaaaattaattggacAAGCAAAAAGACGACCAGGTGTCGTTAGTATGGAAGGACTTCATCACTGTTTAAacagaacaattttatttttattgtcacGAGCAACAGATTCTATAGCCGATCAAATGGCTGTGTTAGAAGCATTGCATAAACTTACCACCCACAG attgTTAGTTTTCGGCGCTGGTAATCATGAATTAGAATTTATTGGTTGTCTGACTTATTGTTTATTGCAACTGACAGCTGATATAAAGATTATGCTTGATACGAATACAAAAACAACATGGCACGTTAATCCACAAATTGAAGCCAGTGATGATAGATTAACATCTCATCAAGGTCATAATCTGATGGCTGTTGCAGCTACAAGAGTTTGGGAAGagttatatgtatgtaaaaagcCTGCTATAGaagaagtttttaaaattactcttCCAGCACCTATAGGTAACGAACGTGCTCCCGAATTATCGGTAGTGAGAGATCAAGTACATGAAGCTGCAACTAAACTTTGGTTGAATTATGTTGTTATGGAAAGAAAAGCTTCTTATAGAGTTCCTTGGGAACTTCATAATCAAATACAATCG AAAATCCAAAAAGTAACAGGAGGTTTAACAAGACTAGCAAGTAGAACAAAAGTTCGGAAAGAAGAATCTGTACGTGTAAGATTGAGATTACATCAGAACACTGTTGCACAATGGACAGAGCAACATATTGCATTAGTCCGTGAACTTGCTGCGGCGAAACGTTTGCAATATATACAAACTAATCAACATACTCAACGATATGTATATCAA GAGTGGTTACAAACCGAGACTGAATTAACAAGAGAACGCGGTCTATGGGGACCACCAACTCCTACTAGGCTCGACAAGTGGATGTTAGATATGACCGAGGGCCCATGCAGAATGAGAAAGAAGATGATGAAAAATGAacttttttacatacattatCCCTACCGACCTGAATTAGAGCATCCTGATAAT aaacaatTGAAGTACAAAGTTGCGACAAGCACTGATAGTAAAGAATACTACTTAAAGCAACTTGGTAATTCATCTGGTATGTTTGAACGTGAACGCGATCCTGTTATTGATGATACACCGTTAAATGTTAACGACGCCTCTACGGAAAGTGAACCTCCTATGGTACCATGTACATTAGAACGTCATGCTAGTGAACCTGATGAAGCACCAGAGGATAatgaacaagaagaagaaaataatcagACTGTTCCAGACAATCAAACTTTAATACGACTATTAGAGGAACATGAAAAa ataagTCACATGTTCAGGTGTGCTAGGATTCAAGGTTTAGATACAACTGAAGGTTTGTTGTTGTTTggaaaagaacatttttatgtaGTTGATGGATTCACACTGTTAAAGTCTAGAGAAATAAGAGATATCGAAAGTTTACCCGAAGCTTATGAGCCAATTTTACCATCGCCGGGATCTCCGAGAAGATCCAGAGCTATGAGGCaatgttcaaaatttaattatgagGATATCag GGAAGTACATAAAAGAAGGTATTTGTTACAACCGATGGCATTAGAAGTATTTAGCGGAGAtggtagaaattatttattagcaTTTCCTCGTAAAGTAAGAAACAAAGTTTACCAAAGATTTATGACATTTGCAACAGCGATTGCTGACAGCGCACAACAATCAGTTGCTGGTCAAAAGAGAACAGCAAATGTAGAACAAGCTACAGGTTTACTTTCGAATCTAATAGGTGAAACTTCTGTTACGCAACGATGGGTG aGAGGCGAAATATCCAACTTCCAGTATTTGATGCATCTTAATACTTTAGCTGGTCGTAGCTATAACGATTTAATGCAATATCCGATATTTCCCTGGATCTTGGCCGATTATGATAGTGAAGAATTGGATCTCACTGATCCTACAACATTTAGAGATTTTAGTAAACCTATGGGTGCCCAGAGCCCAGAACGGTTATTACAGTTTAAAAAGAG ATATAAAGAATGGGATGATCCACACGGAGAAACACCTCCTTATCATTATGGGACTCATTATTCCTCTGCGATGATAGTTTGTTCATATCTAGTGAGGATGGAACCATTTACACaacattttcttcgattaCAG gGTGGACATTTCGATTTGGCGGATAGAATGTTTAATAGTATAAAGGAAGCGTGGCTTTCAGCATCTAAACATAATATGGCTGATGTAAAAGAACTTATACcagaatttttttatcttccagaatttcttattaattcaAATCATTTTGATTTAG GTTCTAAACAGAGTGGTGTACAATTGGGAGATATTGTATTACCACCATGGGCAAAACAGGATCCTCGAGAATTTATACGCGTGCATAGACTCGCTCTAGAATGTGATTATGTATCGCAACATCTTCATCAATGGATCGACTTAATATTTGGTTGTAAACAAAACGGCCCTGCTGCGGTTGAAGCTGTCAATGTATTTCATCATTTATTCTATGAAGGCAATGTTGATATTTACAA TATTGATGATCCTTTAAAGAAAAATGCCACTATtggatttattaataattttggcCAAATACCAAAACAGTTGTTTAAAAAACCGCATCCAGCTAAAAAAATGACCCAAAGAACTAGCGTTATTGATCCAGGACCTATTACTCCTGGCTTAAGCATTACTACATCTGACAAGTTATTCTTTCATAATCTTGATAATTTAAAGCCTTCACTTCAACCTATCAAAG aattaaaagGTCCAGTTGGACAAATACTTCATGTTGATAAAGCAGTGTTAGCTGTGGAACAAAATAAGACGCTTATTCCTCCAACATATAACAAGTATGTAGCATGGGGTTTTGCAGATCATTCTCTCAGAATAGGGAACTATGACAGTGACAAAGCAATATTCGTTTGTGAAGCTATGATACAAAGTGGTGGTGAAATAGTTGCTTGCGTTTGTCCGTCTTCCAAATTGATAGTAACTGCTGGCACAAGTTCT GTTGTGACAGTTTGGGAATATACTAAAAGGCAACTTTCTATTAAACAATGTTTGTATGGTCACACGGATGCTGTTACATGCTTATCGTCTAGTCCAGcatataatgtaattgtaTCAGGATCTCGAGATAGTACTGCTATTATATGGGATTTGTCTCGTTGCTTATTTGTTCGTCAACTTCGCGGACATGCAGGACCGGTAGCAGCGGTAGCTATAAACGAACTGACA GGCGACATAGCTACTTGTGCAGCTACTTGGTTACATGTATGGAGCATTAATGGCGAAGAACTTGCTAGTGTTAATACATGTGTTGGTCGTGCTGACAGAATGCAGCAAATTTTATGCGTTGCTTTCAGTCAAACTCACGAATGGGATTCACAGAATGTTATTATGACTGGATCGACTGATGGCGTAGCACGC ATGTGGTCGATGGATTATGTACAAGTGCCTGCAGAAGAAGAGAAGCTAGAGGAAATTACTACTACCAAAGAAAAACATATGaagtcaaataaaaatgaaagtcaaaatgaaaatacgaaaaaacgAGTGCATGAATTAGTTAAACAGATGAGCATTTCTGCGGAAGGATCAAGTTTGCTCGCAAAAAGTGGTTCAGAAAGTAGTCTTTCAGAACCCGAAAATGCTAAAGAAGCATCAAGATTGcatgaagagaaagaagaatgcTCGGATAATGAATCAAGTAATGGTTCCAGTAATAAACCATCGCCGCAGAATAATACTCCTACTATTGTGCTTCGTAGAAAGAGTCGTGGAAATCCAATGTTTCGTAAAAGTGAAGGCGGTGGACGTGCAGATAGCGAGGGTACCCAAACAAG CGAGTCATCTAATAATCCTGGAGATTCTGAAGGAGCTCTACGAGCTAGTAAAAGTGATACTAGTTTAACAGATAGTTTCGTCATGGTTACTGAAGCTGATACAAAAcctaaaaaaattaatccaCAAAATATCTTAAGGGACGGTTTTAAATGGCAACGGCAATTAGTATTTAGAAGTAAATTAACGATGCATACTGCATATGATCGCAAGGATAATGCGGAACCAGCATCTATAACGGCCCTCGCAGTATcaag AGATCATAGGACAGTATACGTTGGAGATACAAGAGGAAGAGTCTTTTCATGGAGCGTATGTGAACAACCGGGACGTACGGTGGCCGATCATTGGCTTAAGGATGAAGGAGCAGATTCATGCGTTGGTTGTGGAGTTAGATTTAATCTTTATGAAAGGAGACATCATTGTCGTAATTGTGGACAAGTATTTTGTTCAAA ATGCAGCCGATTCGAATCGAAAATATCGAGACTCGGAATTTTAAAGCCCGTTAGAGTTTGTCAAGGTTGTTATTCGTCATTACGATCTCAGCATTCTGCTGAAAGCAGCATTTAA